A single Populus alba chromosome 7, ASM523922v2, whole genome shotgun sequence DNA region contains:
- the LOC118043605 gene encoding cytochrome P450 78A7, producing MELNLVTKDTSWWVFTLPAFLGSKSVLDGFILFSLAMAFVSLAFLTWAFAVGGIAWKNGRNRKGHRSIPGPRGLPVFGSLFTLSRGLAHRTLASMAWSRANTQLMAFSLGSTPVVVASDPHIAREILTSPSFADRPIKQSAKSLMFSRAIGFAPSGTYWRLLRRIASTHLFSPRRILAHESLRQLECTTMLRNITNEQRLNGFVTLRKHLQFASLNNIMGSVFGKIYDMSQDRQELEELRDMVREGFELLGAFNWCDYLTWLNYFYDPFRIQKRCSELVPRVRKLVKDIIEEHRLGEPGKVGDDGDFVDVLLSLEGEEKLQDDDMVAVLWEMIFRGTDTTALLTEWVMAELVLHTEVQEKLRRELDMAVKDRSLSELTDSEVAKLPYLQAVVKEALRVHPPGPLLSWARLCSSDVQLSNGMVIPADTTAMVNMWAITHDPHVWEDPLEFKPERFIEAEVDVRGGDLRLAPFGAGRRVCPGKNLGLVTVTLWVAKLVHHFKWVHDGEHPVDLSEVLKLSCEMKYPLHAVALQMNN from the exons ATGGAACTGAATTTGGTAACAAAAGACACAAGCTGGTGGGTATTCACTCTTCCAGCATTTCTAGGTTCCAAAAGTGTTTTAGATGGCTTTATTTTGTTCTCTCTCGCTATGGCCTTCGTGTCGCTTGCTTTTTTGACATGGGCTTTTGCTGTGGGTGGTATTGCATGGAAAAATGGCAGAAACCGAAAAGGTCACCGCTCCATTCCTGGACCTCGAGGCTTGCCAGTCTTTGGTAGCCTTTTCACTTTGAGCCGTGGCTTGGCTCACCGCACTCTTGCTTCCATGGCTTGGAGCCGAGCCAACACTCAGCTCATGGCATTCAGCCTCGGCTCCACCCCCGTTGTTGTGGCTTCTGACCCTCATATTGCCCGAGAAATCTTGACCTCCCCCTCCTTTGCAGACCGCCCTATTAAACAGTCGGCTAAAAGTCTCATGTTTAGCCGAGCCATAGGCTTTGCGCCTAGTGGCACTTACTGGAGGCTACTAAGGAGAATAGCTTCCACTCACTTATTTTCTCCACGGCGCATTTTAGCCCATGAATCTCTTCGCCAGCTAGAATGTACGACCATGCTGCGTAACATTACGAACGAACAAAGACTCAACGGTTTTGTCACTCTAAGAAAACACCTGCAGTTTGCCTCGTTGAACAACATCATGGGAAGTGTTTTTGGAAAGATATACGACATGTCGCAAGATAGGCAAGAGCTTGAGGAGCTGAGAGACATGGTCCGCGAAGGATTTGAGCTATTAGGTGCTTTCAACTGGTGTGACTATTTGACATGGCTCAACTACTTTTACGACCCGTTTCGTATACAAAAGCGTTGCTCGGAACTCGTTCCTCGAGTTAGGAAGCTCGTCAAGGACATAATCGAAGAGCATAGACTCGGTGAGCCGGGAAAAGTTGGTGATGATGGTGATTTTGTTGATGTTCTTCTGTCTTTGGAAGGTGAAGAGAAACTTCAAGATGATGATATGGTTGCTGTCTTATGG GAAATGATATTTAGAGGGACAGATACAACTGCGCTGTTAACAGAGTGGGTCATGGCCGAGTTGGTCTTGCACACTGAGGTTCAAGAAAAGCTCCGTAGGGAACTTGACATGGCTGTGAAGGACAGGAGCTTGTCTGAGTTGACCGACTCTGAAGTGGCAAAACTACCTTATTTGCAGGCGGTCGTGAAAGAGGCTCTCAGGGTCCACCCACCGGGCCCACTGTTATCCTGGGCCAGGTTGTGCAGCTCGGACGTCCAGCTCAGCAATGGAATGGTCATCCCCGCCGACACCACTGCCATGGTCAACATGTGGGCCATCACACATGACCCGCATGTGTGGGAAGACCCGCTGGAGTTCAAGCCAGAGAGGTTCATAGAAGCTGAAGTGGATGTGAGAGGTGGTGATCTGAGGCTGGCACCGTTCGGGGCCGGGCGTAGGGTGTGTCCTGGCAAGAACTTAGGGTTAGTCACCGTGACCCTGTGGGTGGCAAAGTTAGTGCACCATTTCAAGTGGGTTCACGATGGTGAGCACCCAGTGGATCTCAGTGAGGTCTTGAAGCTGTCTTGTGAGATGAAGTATCCTCTTCATGCTGTGGCTTTGCAGATGAACAACTAA